From the Nostoc sp. PCC 7107 genome, the window AAGCGCAAAGAAATTCCTTCGTTGGGTTGAATCCGCATTGCCAATACGTTGGCATTTCTTTGTTGGGCGGCGGATTGGAACATCCTAGAAGGAACATCGCGGAAATGAATCGAAATTTCGCTGACTTTTTTCGGCATCCGTTTGCCAGTCCGCAAATAGAAAGGTACACCTTGCCAACGCCAGTTATCCACCATGAATTTCATGGCTACATAAGTGGGTGTACCGGACTTGGGATCAACACCTGGTTCTTCGTGGTATCCTGGCACTGGTTGTCCTTTCATCCAACCAGCACTGTATTGACCGCGAATAGCGGAACGGGACAAATTGTGGATATCTGCTAGGCGAGTTGCTTGGAGTACTTTAACTTTTTCTGTGCGGATACTGTTAGCATCCATTGAGTTGGGTGCTTCCATGGCCGTCAAGCAGTAAAGTTGCATTAAGTGGTTTTGCAACATATCTCGGAGTGCGCCGGCTTTTTCATAATACCCAGCCCGGTCTTCTACCCCTACAGTTTCAGCAACGGTAATTTGTACGTGATCAACGAACTGACGGTTCCATAAAGGTTCAAAAATCGCGTTGGCAAAGCGGAACACGAGCAAGTTTTGAACGGTTTCTTTACCTAAGTAGTGGTCAATGCGATAGACTTGATTTTCTTTACAATACTTCTGCACAATCAAGTTGAGGCTCTGAGCAGAAGCCAAGTCTCGACCAAAGGGTTTTTCAATTACTAGGCGGTGTTTTTCTGGATTGTCCAGCATTCCGCCTTCCCCTAGTTGCTTGATGGCTTCGGGGAAAAAGTTGGGAGCGACGGAAAGGTAGAACATATGATTGCCGCGTGTTCCCCGTTTTTCGTCTAATTCGTTTAATAGGGTTTTGAGTTTTTGGTAACTTTCTGGGTTATCTATATCACCAGGACAATAGAACAAACCCTGGGAAAAGTCTTGCCAAAGTTCTTCTAGTTCCACACCACCATGTGCTTCTTCCATGCCTTTACGCATTTGTTCACGGAAGTAGTCGTGGCTCCATTCCCGCCGGGCCACACCAACAATCGTGATTTCTGGTGGAACCCGCCGTTCTCGCCGCAGTTTGTATAATGCTGGAACTAGTTTGCGCCAGGTAAGATCACCAGAAGCGCCAAAGATAACTATAATTTGGGGTTCGGGCATCCCTTGCTGTTGCAGACCAACGCGCAAGGGATTTTCTAGCAGACTGACCATAACAATTTTTTGATCTTGGAGTTGAGATTTGGATGGGTAGAAATTAAGAGTAAAAAGGTAAAAGACTATATTTCTTTTTACTTTTGCCTTTTTACTTTTTACTTCTTAGACCCTACACAGGTGACAATAGCTTGACTTTGTTTTCTAAAGAGTTCATCAAGGACTTGAAAGGTTGGACAAATTTATCAATACCTTCCACTAACAGTTCATCCATTACGGTATTGATATCAATGTTTATGTCTGGATCTTTCAAGCTTTCAATAAGTTGATAAGCTTCATGAACTTTGGTTTCCACGCGATCGCCTACATCGCAGTGGTCAACACAAGCTGCTATTGTCGAGGGTGGTAAGGTGTTAACGGTATCGCGGCCAATTAACTCATCAACATACATCACGTCGCTATAGTCTGGGTCTTTGGTGCTAGTACTAGCCCAAAGTAACCGCTGGACTTTTGCCCCTTTAGCTGCTAAGAGTTGCCACTGTTCGCTTTCAATAATTTTTTTGTATTCTTGATAAGCTATTTTGGCATTAGCGATCGCTACTTTGCCTTTTACGGCTCTGAGTTTGGCTTCTAAGTTAATATCATCAACGCCACGGTGCAATTTAGCATCGATTTTTGCGTCAATGTTACTATCAATGCGACTGAGAAAAAAGCTGGCTACAGAAGCAATTTTGCTAATGTCTTTTTCCTCAGTCAGGCGTTTTTCTAAACCTCGAATATAAGCCCAAGCTGTATTGATGTAGCTTTGTACAGAAAATAACAAAGTAACATTGACGTTAATTCCATCGGCTATTACTTGTTCTACGGCTGGTAAACCTGATTCTGTACCGGGAATTTTAATCATGATATTTTCCCGGCCAATTTCTTGAAAATAACGGCGGGCTTCATTGATGGTGGCTTGAGTATCATGAGCAATGGTTGGCGGTACTTCTATACTCACATAACCATCAACTCCATTCGAGGCTTCATATACAGGGTGCAGAATATCAGCAGCGTTACGAATATCTGCAAAAAATAAAGATTCGTAAATTTTGTAGGTTGGTAATTTAGCGCGAACTCCTGCTTCTATGTCCGCATCATAAATCGCATTGTTGGGGTAGGCGCTTTGCGACTTGTCGCCAGACATCGCTTTTTCAAAAATTGCTGGGTTCGAGGTGATCCCGGAGATTCCTTGATTTTCTACCAAGTTTTTCAATTCCCCTGATTGAATCATGTCCCGCGTCAAATTATCCATCCAGATACTTTGACCGTATTGTTGAATCTCCTGTAGATGATTGGTGGCCATAGCTTAGTTCCCTCCGTTTAATGATGTCTCCAAGTGAACTTGGCAATCCATCCTGTGATGGTGACTTTTGCATTTTGGCTTTGCCAATCACTTATCGCATCGACCAGCTGAAATAATCTATCACTACTTCATCCGCACTGTAGTAGTGATATTTTCTCTTCCTCATCCCAAGCAGACACTAGTAAAGCAAGATAAAAATAACTTCACGCTAAGGAATAGTTAAAAGTTAATGGCCAATTGTCATTAGTCAATTGTTATCGGTAAATAAAATTTATTTTTGACTTTTGACTTTTGACTTTTGACTTTTGACTTTTAATACTAGTGACCGTTTTGAATAAAAGACTCAACTTTTGCCACAGACTCTTTACTACCAATAATCAAAGGTGTGCGTTGATGGAGTTTTTTCGGCACCACATCTAAAATATCTACTAGTCCTGTGGTAGCACGACCGCCTGCTTGTTCAATCAAAAAAGCCAGAGGAGCCGATTCATAAAGTAAGCGTAATTTACCTTCTGGCTTTTGAATTGTACCTGGGTAGAGAAATACACCGCCTTGAACCAGAATTCTATGGATATCGCTCACCATTGCACCACTATAGCGAGCAGAGTAACCCTCTGTACGATGGACATACCGAACATATTCTCTAAATGACTCTTCCCACTGCCAGAAATTTCCTTCATTCACACTGTAAACAGAACCTTGGTCAGGAATCCGAATATTTTCTTCGGTGAGGATAAACTCTCCCAAGCTGGGATCAAGCGTAAATGAATGCACCCCTCTACCTATACTATAAACCAGCATAGTACTTGGCCCATATAGTATGTATCCAGCGGCAATTTGCTTACGTCCATTAGTAAGTAAATCGGTAGCTAAACCATCAGCGTCGTCTCCTTCTTGTTGGCGAATCGCAAAAATGGAACCTAAGCTGAGATTGGTATCGGTGTTAGAAGAACCATCTATTGGGTCATACAACAAGGTGTAACGACCTATAGGACAGTTTTCTGGGATGTAATAAGGGTCGTCCATTTCTTCAGAAGCTAGGCGACAAACTAAACCACTTTGCTTAAATACCGAGATAAAAACATCATTGGCATAAACATCCATCTTTTTGACGGATTCTCCTTGGACATTCACATCCCCGGTAAATCCGAGAACGCCTTCCATTAACCCTGCACGGCTAAGATGACGGGCAATTAATTTACCTGCAAGGGCGATGCGATTCATCAGCGCACTCAAATCCTGAGCATCAGGAGAAAAGCTTTGAAGTTGCTGAAGAACATGACGGGATAAAGTTGTACAATCACGATCTAAACTTTTATCTGTATGATCGTCGATTGGCAACTCTAGAGATTCTGGCGCTTTAGCCATTTTTGCATTCTCCCTAGGGACTGGTTGATAGTTAGGTTGGTAAAGTCATGGGTAGCAACTAATAGCTGCTGCTTCTATCTTAGAAAGGTAAGTTGATAACCTTGATGTGGCTTTAGATAAACTAAAGAAATGGATAAGTTTTTGCTGAATTTCCCAAGGCAAAAAAGTGTTGTTGCCGATTGAAGCGTAGAGTTAAAACGGCTTATGGTTAGATATCGCCTTGAGAATCACTGAACAAGGTAAATTTACTAACCGGATCTGTTCCACAATCTTCAACTCAGTCGCGCCAAGTTCAAGGTTGGTAATATCACCCCAGAACCACCTAAGCCCTAAAAAACCGACTGCTTGTGAGATTAGTCTGTAGCTCACAACAGCCGGCTATAGTTGTGTTCGATTGTTTAATACTTACCGCAATTTGTAACCAAGTGAGCTACGGAATGATCTTCAGCCTGGAGTACTGTTGGCTTTTAACTCCGCTAATTGTGCTGAGTTAACTTTGGCTAAGAAAATTCTTGCTTAACAGTAAAACAATTTGCTATTGTTGTTATCTGTTTGAATTTAAATTTCTTGTTTTTTCGCCCAATCACCTCGCCGATTATCATCTAGTCGGTTATCCTCTCGCGGTTTTGCTTTATTAACTCTGAGTTGCCGACCCATCCATTCGGCACCATCTAACTCAGTGATAGCTGCATTTTCTTGAGCGTCTTCTTCCATTTCCACAAAAGCAAAACCTCGCATCCGCCCTGTTTCACGATCAGTAGGTAAGACAACTCTTTTGACCTCGCCGTAGTCTGCAAATACTGCTTTTAAATCTGCTTCAGTAGCGCGGTAGGAGAGATTTCCAACGTAAATAGTCATGTGGGATCACGTAATTGTCAACAAACAGCGATTAGTTCAGCGAAAAAACAGAGATCAACAAACTACAAATCTTGCGTCGCCGCTTTTGATTTATTTTTATTGATGACGAGCGTTGTGGCGCAGCAATCATAGTGCTGGCGTGACTTCAACTAAACTCTCTATAAGGCTGAACTTACACTTACGCTCATATAATAACTGATTGCGACATTTTTCAAAGTATGGGATATTACAATCCCAAATAATAAGAAATAAGCCGAACTTATAGATTTTTGAGATAAAAAGCTGATTGTGTTAAGATAGTTTAATAGTTCCGCAAAGTATTTTAGTAGTTTTTACTGAAATAAAGCATTTATTTATACATTAAAATTAGTAATCTTGGGATTACTGCTAGTTTGACAAACTTTGCTAAAAACAAAAAATTTACCTGCAACCTTGCTGAATCTGCGAGAGTAAGAGTTGCAGGTAAAAAGCCATTAATTTGATGGAAAATCAGCAGCAAATTTATTCAATTGAAATTGTCTGCGGGCCTGTGGCTTTACCATTATTCACTTCGGTTGTGGAAGTGGGGTAGCTAGTAATACCTATATGTTGATCTAGCCAACTTTTCACAGGATCATCTTTCAGATTAAGTCGCAGCACTCCAGAGAAAAAACCACCAAGAAATGAGACTGGGTGATGAGTTAATTCTTTAAATATTGGTGACAATTCATCAAGAAACATGAAAAATCTCCTGGCCGTGCCATAAACAATTATTACTTTTTTATCAATAGTAACGAAAAGTATGGAGGATGAAGTATAAATTTCAGACTTCATACTTCATCCTTCAGAATTTCCTAGTTGGGTAGTTGATCTGGAAACATACACTTGTCAGAATCACAACCGCTAGGGCCTGCTTCTGTTAACTCACCGGAGTCATAGCGACTGAGGACAGCGCAGAAATCATCGGTTTTGCGTCGCGCCAACACTTCTTGAGATAAACGCTCATAAGTTGCTTTGTCTATTGGCTCAAATGGGAGACGGGGGAATGATTGTAAATCGTCAAATCGTGCCAATAGTGCGGCGGAAATGTAACCCTCATCATTTTGGATGGCTTCGTAAATGCGCTGTCCTAATGGTTCCACTTCATCAGCGCGTAGTTCTAGGGTTGCCGATGTATTGTGGGTAACGTAATGACGCTGCACTTGCATGACAAAATCAAATTGGGCTAAGACAGAAAACTTAGATACATCAATTTGATCAGCACCAGGTACATCAGCCCAAGGTACAGCAACAGGGATTTCCACCAACCATTCACTCACGCGGGGATCAAAGGGATCGTTTAATAAATTACCGTTTTCATCCTTATCAGCTTGGGAGGGAATGACATTATAGCCGTAGTCAATACAAGCTAAGGCTACTGGGTCATTTTTGCGGAAAGTGATGCGGCGAATAAATCTTTGGGCTTTGGGTGGATGCCAACCAGAACTAGCACCAGATAATAGAGCTTTAGTGCCACTGGGTTGGACTGTAGTACAACGATTAGGACGTTTGAGGTTATGGCGATCGCAATAATCCCACACTGCCTTTTGTACTACTTCTCTCCAAAAGCTGAGATATTTTTCTTCTTGGTGCTTAAATGCTAACCCTTGGGATGTTGCAGGTCTACCTTCTGCCCACCAGTGCAACCAGTCCACACCAAAAGCATGGACAAAGAAATCAAATAAGCCAGTAAAAGAAACACCGACAATTGGGTCTAATTCCCGACTATATTGATAGCGCGGTTCCAAAAATTGATGATTGAGAAGTGTGGCTACAGATAACGCCCCAGCAGTGAAAGCTTCCTCTTGTTCTTTGTAATCAAATGGGTCAATTTGATTGAGATGAATCTCTGAAAGATTGCAGTGGAAGTTACTACCAATAATTTCCCCACAGTTGTGAGTAATACAACCGTTAGCAATGAAAGAATGAGTTAAGGGTACATGGAGATCATAGACAGGTTCTTCACCACATTCTTCTACACTTTTAACTTTGGAAGAAAACCTATTACTGACTACAGTTTCACCATAAATTCTTAACGGCTTTTTGTTTACAAGTTTTTCTAGCCGTTCTTGCTTTTCAGATGTTAAAGGAAAACCAACTAATTGCCAATATTTTCTAGCTTCGCTTCCTGAATAGATGATTAGTCGCCAGCTACCTCGATTTTGACTAATTTTTTGTGTTCCATCTTTCAACTTATATGGAACACCTGGGTCTCCTGGCTGTTGTTTGATTATTAAACTACTTTTAATTCCCAGGTTAAGCAGAATTAATTGAATTTGTTGAAGGAGTTTTCTTGAACGGTTACGTAGTTCAACATTTCTACCTTTAACATTTACGCAACCATCAGCGCAAAACAAGCCTTGTAAAAAGCCAATAATTACCTCTTGTGACTCAGATAAAAATCTATCTGGTAAACATTCTTTAGACTGTACGCCTAATTTGTTCAGGAAAGCTCTCATTAAAAGTGATCCACTATGAAATGTGTATACACCTTTGATAAAACTAGGCTGATGGTTATACCCTGTCAAAGATTGTACGGCAGAGGTCAGTACAGGAAAAGCAGTTTCATACTCTTTTTGATTGATATAGAATACTACATCTAATCCTTTAGCTCCTTTGTAAATTGAACCATCGCCGTACAACCAACCCAGCATTTGTGCTTGTTCAACAGTAATTGTACTTTCACCAAAGTGACCGGTTCCTTTCTGAATATAAATATGATGCTCAGAAGTTAAGTCTTTGGTAGCAACCCATCCTTTATTAGTGAAATGCTCGTGATCAGCAGTGCATCTCATTTGCTGACCATTTGCTAAGGTAATAACATAAGTATTTTGTACTCCTGTAGGAAAAGCGATCGCATCAGTTAATCTAACTCCATCTAATCCTACAGAACGCAAATCAACTAATGCTTGAAATGGTTTTCCAACTAAATCTTTAATCGGAATTAGCCCCTGATTAGTAGATACTAAAGTATCACCTGCATGACAAGGATTTAAGCCGTATCTACCTAAACGATGTTCTAATTCTTTAGCATCAATTTCTGGGTAGCGTTGTTGTAACCAATCTTTAGAAATTCCTTGGTCGTAAGCCTTCAAAAAATCAACTTTTAAGGCTTGTGTTGTTAACAAATCACAGTTAGATCTGGCTACAGCTTCCCCAGCCCATTGAATCGCGCCTTCGCCACTGTAATATTGTTTACGGACGGCTTCAATTGACTCTTGTAGGGTTGGTTTATGGTGAAATACTCTACTATGGTTCGCCATACGTAGAGAGTCACGTTCAGGATCAATCCGCCAGTTGCCGTTTTCGTCTTGTTGCCATAAGTTATCTTTGGCTGTAGCCCCGAGTTCATCGTCAGCAGTGAATTGACGTATCCCCGCACTTCTTCGGATATTACCTGCAACAATTGTTACTGCGGCTTCATCAATTAATAAGCAGCACTCTACAGAATTTAATTGTCTGCCTAGGGCTTTATTTAAGATTCCAGCACAACGTTGATACAATCCTGGTAATTTTACAGGATTGGCAACACCGCCAAAACCGTTGAGGGTTTCCCCGGCTTGACGGACATCACTGATATCAACAAATACTGCGACATCACCTGTAAATCTTTCGTCTGTGGAGAGTTCCAACAGAGTTTGATAAGATGCAACCCAACCTTCACGGCTATCACCAACATGAATGGTAACGCGGTTGCCTTCTATATGGGTTTGTGTAAATTCACGACGTAAGTTTTTCGGAGTGCTGCCAATTTCGCCTTGTACTGTGACATGAAGGCGATTGCGGATAGGAGGAAGTTGATTAATATATTGGGGTTCGATGATGGCTCCTGTACCGCAGCCCATCATAGCCAAGTCCATCATTAAACCGAAGGCTTTCCAGTCTTGGAGATTGGTAGAAGTGCAATTATATCCACCAGAAAAGTTCTTGGGTTTGGTAATCCAATTTGTACCGCCTACCCACAGCCAACGGCCACTAGGTAAAGCTTTGAGTTGGCGTTGTGTTTTTTCGAGGAGGGCAATTTCTTCTGAGTTGAGTTTACCTAATTCGATTAAGCCTTGGATAGTGCGATCGCACACTTCATCGTAAGATTCTCTCAGCCCTACCCCAGTCCGCCGGCTGTAAGTCCTAAAAAATACAGGATTGGCTGCTGGCGCGGTTTCGGGAAATTTAACACCCTGACGTTTTCTTTCAAGCTCTCGAACCATAATCAAGTCGTGTTGCTTTTGAATAGATTATGACTATACGCCAAGTAAGTTGAGGATAAAAGATTGCAAAATTTTCCACTTTGCGCTACTTCTGTAGCTGTACTCATTGCAACGAAAGTATACAATGTCTCTTGCTCCTTGGCGGGGTGCGATCGCTCACGCCTTACATCGCAACCGTAGTCTGGTTTATGCTCGTTACTTACAATTGGCTACAATCCGCGCAGATCATCACCCGGCTAATCGGACTGTTGTCTTTCGGGACTTTCTTCAAGATACCAATCAGCTAAAATTTATTACTGATACTCGTAGCGATAAGATTGATCAAATAAAAAGTCAACCTTGGGCGGAAGCTTGCTGGTACTTCCCCAATACACGGGAACAGTTTCGCATTGCCGGGCGTTTGATATTGGTTGATAGTCATGATGATTCTGGACTACAATCAGCCCGCCTTGCTACTTGGCAAGCACTGAGCGATGCAGCACGGTTACAATTTGCTTGGCCTCATTCTGGTAAGCCTAGAGACACAGCACCAGCAGCTTTTACACCACCAGCACCCGATTCTTTACAACCAGTATCAAATTTTTGTTTACTATTACTTGATCCCGTACAGGTTGATCATTTAGAGTTGCGCGGCGAACCACAAAATAGAAGGATTTATCAACTTGGGGAAAATCAAGAATGGCGTTGTGAGGAAGTTAATCCTTGAGAAGAGGCTGTAAAACAAGGCAAAAGTAAAAAGTCAAAAGTAAAAAGGAAGAATAGTTATACCATAAGCTTTTTAGCAATTCCAAATGGTCACTGAGCGTAGTCGAAGTGTGATCTGTTTATTTATGCCGAACTGTACTACTAGGAACTAGAGGTTAGTATTTTTTTACTCAGCACTCAGCACTTTCTCTCACCATTTTTTATAGGGTAAGAATTTACCATTCATGGTGACTTTAACGCGATCGCCTTTGGGGTCTTCTACTTTTTCGATATCTAAAGTAAAATCAATTGCACTCATAATCCCATCACCAAATTTTTCTTGAACGTATCGCGGCAGTCCCTACCCTCAACTCTTAGTAGGGTAGGGATCGGAGCGGGTTATTGGAACGAAGTGGAAATAACCAATCCATATTTATTCGGTCGGTGCATCTTGCTCTTTAATATATTGCCTAAGTTGATCAATCGGTGCGCCGCCACTTGACGCTACATAATACGAGCTAGACCAAAACAAAGGTTTCCAGTAAAACTTTTCAATATGCTCCTTAAATTCTTTACGAATGACCCTACTACTAGCAGATTTTAAACTAGAGGTAAAGTCAGAAATATTGTTGTCTGGGTGATAGTCCACCAGTAAATGTACATGGTCTTCTTCACCTGAGAATTCAACCAAAATGCAATTAGTTTTAATGCAAATATTTGCAAAAATCTCGTGCATCCTCTCAAGGATTGGTGCGGTAATTACTTTTTTACGATACTTAGTAATAAAAACGAAATGTAAGTGAATAGAAAAAACAGCGTGTGACCCTTTACGAGAAAGCATTTGACAAGTAGCCGTGTCCGTTGTATTCTGATTAATATACCAGATTTTTGGAGGAAACAAAAACAGCCTGTGGCAACAAGACGAATGACTTTTCGGTTATACCCAAACGAGAAAACTGAATTAATTTTGCGGTATCACCGAAAGCTCCACAAGGACTTGTACAATGCCGCAGTAAATAACAGATTTAACCAGTACAAAATCTATAATCACAAAGTTGATTATTTTGAGCAACAGAATTGTTTGCCAGCATTTAAAGATGTTTGGGTAGAGTACAAAGAACTTCCCAGCCATGCACTGCAAGCAACATTAAAACGTGTTGATTTTGCATTTGAGCGTTGGTTTAAAGGGCTAGGTAAGCGTCCGAGATTTAAGTCAATTAGACATTATTCAGGATGGACTTATCCAGACTGTGCAGGTTTTAAAGTAGAATCTGAAGGCGAAAACGGATATCTCAATCTGTCTAAAATTGGACGTATTCAGATGCGGGGGCAGGCTTTGGGTTGGGGTAAATCAACTACTTGCACTATCGTTTATCGCAATAGTAAATGGTACGCATCTATTACTGTTGATGTGCTAGACCAAGCATTAAAGCCTAAAGTTCTACCAGTTGGTGCAATTGGTATTGACTTAGGTTGTAAAGCAGCATTATCAATTACGGATGGAGAGAATCATCAACAAATCGATGCTCCTAAGTTTTTGAGAAATGCTGAACAGAAAAATCAAAAAAGCTTCTAAGGAGAAGAGGCGTAAACGCGCACCAAATAGAAACAAAAAAATTAAAGCTTCTAGACGATATAAAAAAGCCCAATCAAAGGTTACTAAGCTAGTTCGTAAAGTTGGTAATCAAAGACAAAACTGGGTACATCAAGTAGCAGCAGAAATTGTAAGCGGTAATAGCTTCGTTGCGACTGAAAAACTAGAAGTAAAAAACATGACTAGTAAAGCAAAGAAAGGCAAGCGTAAAAAGCAAAAAGCAGGACTGAATAAGTCAATACTAGATGTTGCTTTTGGAATGCTTCGCAATACCATCAAGTACAAAGTTGAGCAAATTGGTGGTGTATTTGTAGAAGTTCCAACGAAGAAAGTAAAGCCTAGTCAAACCTGTCCGAAGTGTGGTCATCAACATAAAAAAACTCTTGATATTCGAGTTCATAATTGTGTTGTTTGCGGATACGTGCAGGATAGGGATATTGCTGCTGCCGAAGTAATGCTTTATTGGTCTAAAGGTACTCTACCGGGGTTAGGAACTAGCCTCGTAGTCGCAGAGTCGCCTAGCTCTCCCACATCTACTGGTAAGCGTAAGCAATCTGGATCGATGAGGCAACTAGGGGCGAAGAAGCGACAAAAATCTACAGAAAAACTCGCTAAAAACGAACTGGGGGATGTAGAAACCCACAGTTCAGGCGAAGCCAATTGTGGGTAGTTCATTAACTTCTTTGATGGGGAAACCGTAAACTTGCATGATTTCGTAGAAGCGGTAAATTAAGGGATCGGTGGGGACAATGGGGCCTAAGCCTTTGGTGGGATAGCTAATTAGTTCTGCGACATCTTCGGAATCAAGCCCTAACACATCAGCGAGTTTTTGGGCCTCTTCTAAGGAAGCTGTAGCTTGACGATAAAATAAAGCGGCAATCCAGACTTCATCGCGTCCTAAAATTTGTTCTAAGTCTGCAAAGCTGAATCCTTTGACTTTTTTGGCAGCAAGCAGCTTTTGAGTTAAGGGTGGAATTGACATAGTACACTCTGATAAGTCTGCTGGACAAGGAATAGTATACTTTGCCACGGCAATCTGTCAGTTTAGCTTAAGGTAAAATTTCAACGACTGTACCTTTTTCTACCCATTGATACAGTTCATCGACATCTTTATTTTTTAAGGAAGGACAACCCCAAGTCCAATTTGTGCGATCGTCAATCATTTTATCTGCACCTGTAGGCACACCATGTATACCCACTTGTCCACCAACGGGAATAGACCAAGGTAGTTTACCATCAGCCTTGGCTTGAAAATGCTTGCGCCAAGATTGGGTATTGGGATAGTCTAACCAGATGAACTTTGACCATTGCGGGTGGGGATAAAGGTCTTTAATTTTTAAGATACCTTCTGGAGTTTTTTTATCACCTTCACCATACTTATCACCTGTAGAGTTACCACCAAAAACTACTGGGTAAGATTTGACTGGTTTGCGGTCATAGTAAAGTGTTAACCTGTGTTGAGATTTCTCAATCAAAATAGAGATTTTATTTTTGTTGTTATTTTGGCTGATTAATTGTTCAATTGATTGGTCGTAATTTAATAATTGATTTGCTGCTATGGGGGTATGAAAATTTTGCTCAGGCTGGCAATTTTTCATACATAAAATTTGCGGAAGTTGTTGTATCGGAGGGATAAACCCCAAGCGAACTAAT encodes:
- a CDS encoding murein L,D-transpeptidase family protein; amino-acid sequence: MKNCQPEQNFHTPIAANQLLNYDQSIEQLISQNNNKNKISILIEKSQHRLTLYYDRKPVKSYPVVFGGNSTGDKYGEGDKKTPEGILKIKDLYPHPQWSKFIWLDYPNTQSWRKHFQAKADGKLPWSIPVGGQVGIHGVPTGADKMIDDRTNWTWGCPSLKNKDVDELYQWVEKGTVVEILP